CAGTTTTTGCAGTGCGGGCGAACGGAAGCCGACCAGCAGCAGGTTAGGGTAGACGCGCTTGCCTTGTTCGATATTCTGGCAAGCCTGCATGAAGGCCATGGCGAATACCGGCACCAGGATCACCGGCATGATCTGTCCCAGCACCGGGACCCGGTTCAGTCCCAGCATCAGGAACATGTAGGCCAGGAATAAGGTGGAGATCTCGGCCGGCTGCTTGCGGAATAGCGCAAACCCCTCCTTGATCCATATCCATCCGGTTTTGGCAGGCAGTTTTTCCATTGTTTATTTAATCAGTACAGGTTCGGTGCCGGGTGGGCGACGCGCTGCCGCAGGATCCGCTCGAAGTGGCCGGGATCGTGCGGCGTCAGCATTTCTGCGGCGCGTGGCAAATAAAAGTCATACAGCCGCGACAGCCAGAAGCGCAGGGCGGCGGTGCGCAGCATCGGCTGCCAGGCGGCTTGCTCTGCCGCGCTGAAGGGCCGCACGGCATGGTATGCATCCAGCATGGCGCGTACTCTGGCAATGTCAAGCTGTCCGGTCGCCAGGTCGATGCACCAGTCGTTGACGGTGACGGCCAGGTCGAACAGCCAGGTGTCGCAGCCGGCAAAGTAGAAATCGAAAAAACCGCTCAGCTGGTCGCCGTTGAACATCACATTGTTGCGGAACAGGTCGGCATGCACCGGGCCGTTGGGCAGCTGGCGATAGGTTTCCGAGGCGGCAAACGCCTCCTGGAAAGCCATTTCGTCGCGCAGCAGTTGTTGCCCGTCCGCCGGCAG
The sequence above is a segment of the Collimonas sp. PA-H2 genome. Coding sequences within it:
- a CDS encoding homoserine kinase, which encodes MAVFTPVTLDDLTQWIPPFSLGKALAIRGISSGIENSNFFIDTERGEYVLTIFENLSFEQLPFYLELMRHLARRGVLVPAPVANQQDQIINPLHGKPAAIVTKLEGACQMAPAPVHCAAVGAMLAKMHLAAQDFPIRQPNLRGLPWRRETAPVVLPYLPADGQQLLRDEMAFQEAFAASETYRQLPNGPVHADLFRNNVMFNGDQLSGFFDFYFAGCDTWLFDLAVTVNDWCIDLATGQLDIARVRAMLDAYHAVRPFSAAEQAAWQPMLRTAALRFWLSRLYDFYLPRAAEMLTPHDPGHFERILRQRVAHPAPNLY